The Deinococcus budaensis genome includes a window with the following:
- a CDS encoding methyltransferase family protein codes for MTAFEHRWNARGEGYVAAQALLLAGIVALPLLRPRWGTPRGLRVAGTALVLAGGTLVGWSGLRLGPNLTPLPEPRTEGQLVQTGPYALARHPVYGGLLLASLGWALAHGHRGALGLSGGLALLFDRKARDEERRLTRHFPEYPAYQRRVRRFLPGVY; via the coding sequence ATGACCGCATTCGAACACCGCTGGAACGCCCGGGGAGAAGGGTACGTGGCGGCCCAGGCCCTCCTGCTCGCCGGGATCGTGGCCCTGCCGCTGCTGCGACCTCGCTGGGGGACGCCACGGGGGCTGCGGGTCGCGGGCACCGCCCTGGTGCTGGCTGGAGGCACCCTCGTGGGCTGGAGTGGTCTGCGCCTGGGCCCCAACCTCACGCCCCTGCCCGAGCCACGGACGGAAGGGCAGCTCGTGCAGACTGGCCCCTATGCCCTGGCCCGCCATCCGGTCTACGGAGGGCTGCTCCTGGCCTCGCTGGGCTGGGCGCTGGCTCACGGGCACCGGGGGGCGCTGGGGCTGAGCGGCGGGCTTGCCCTCCTGTTCGACCGCAAGGCCCGGGACGAGGAACGCCGCCTGACGCGGCACTTCCCAGAGTACCCGGCCTACCAGCGGCGCGTTCGCCGATTCCTCCCCGGCGTGTACTGA
- a CDS encoding DUF6691 family protein — protein MTSAPNISGVHPQSTSTTRAATGLLAYLLAGLYFGAVLVKSEAASWYRIQEMFRFEAFHMFGLIGSAVLTGMVTTMLLRRSGLKSRDGQTIQVTAKDKGWRRYVFGGLTFGVGWGLAGVCPGPIFVLLGAGVWPILIVLAFALLGTYLYGVLKDRLPH, from the coding sequence GTGACCAGTGCCCCCAACATTTCCGGTGTTCACCCCCAGTCCACCTCCACCACCCGCGCGGCGACCGGCCTGCTCGCCTACCTCCTCGCCGGGCTATACTTCGGCGCCGTGCTGGTCAAATCGGAGGCGGCGAGCTGGTACCGCATTCAGGAGATGTTCCGCTTCGAGGCCTTCCACATGTTCGGGCTGATCGGCTCGGCGGTGCTGACCGGGATGGTGACCACGATGCTGCTGCGCCGCAGTGGCCTCAAAAGTCGGGACGGGCAGACGATTCAGGTGACCGCCAAGGACAAGGGCTGGCGGCGCTACGTGTTCGGCGGCCTGACCTTCGGGGTGGGCTGGGGGCTGGCGGGCGTGTGTCCGGGACCGATTTTCGTGCTGCTGGGGGCCGGGGTGTGGCCCATCCTGATCGTGCTGGCGTTCGCGCTGCTGGGGACGTATCTGTATGGCGTCTTGAAAGACCGGCTCCCGCACTGA
- a CDS encoding YeeE/YedE family protein: protein MTELLDFLRSPWPWYVGGPLIGLTVPLLLWLGNKSFGISSNLRHACAILLPERVRPGFFRYDWRRERWNLVFAGGLILGGFVAGALLADPEPARLSAAGAQSIRDLGVELRPGLVPAELTDLGSPGVWLLLALSGLLVGFGTRYGGGCTSGHAITGLSTLQAPSLIATVSFFVGGILSANFLLPLFMAVIR, encoded by the coding sequence ATGACTGAACTGCTCGACTTTCTGCGCTCGCCCTGGCCCTGGTACGTGGGCGGCCCCTTGATCGGCCTGACGGTGCCGCTGCTGCTGTGGCTCGGCAACAAGTCCTTTGGCATCTCGTCGAACCTGCGCCACGCCTGCGCGATCCTGCTGCCCGAACGGGTCAGGCCCGGTTTCTTCCGCTACGACTGGCGGAGGGAACGGTGGAACCTCGTGTTCGCGGGCGGCCTGATCCTGGGCGGCTTCGTGGCGGGCGCGCTGCTCGCCGACCCGGAACCTGCCCGGCTGAGCGCGGCGGGCGCGCAGTCCATTCGGGACCTCGGCGTGGAGCTGCGGCCCGGCCTGGTGCCCGCCGAACTGACCGACCTGGGCAGTCCCGGCGTGTGGCTGCTGCTCGCCCTCTCCGGCCTGCTCGTCGGCTTCGGCACCCGCTACGGGGGCGGCTGCACCTCCGGGCACGCCATCACCGGGCTGAGCACCCTGCAAGCTCCCAGCCTGATCGCCACGGTGTCCTTTTTCGTGGGCGGCATCCTCAGCGCGAACTTCCTGCTCCCGCTCTTCATGGCGGTGATCCGGTGA
- a CDS encoding TSUP family transporter, whose product MILALVGAALIGLSLGLLGSGGSILTVPVLVYLVGEPEKLAIAESLAIVGGISLVGAIPYALKRQIDWRSVLWFGVPGVTGTFLGAALSVFLSGAVQLLLFAVVMLLAAAMMFRPQRGEVQPAPHPRSPLKIGLEGLGVGVLTGLVGVGGGFLIIPALVLLGGLPMSLAVGTSLLIIAAKSFAGFSKYTHVLAEHNLSMHWDLILTFTAIGIAGSFLGARLGKKVSNDSLKRGFAGFLVVMGLYVLATNVPRVLSPPAAAQARLAR is encoded by the coding sequence GTGATCCTCGCCCTCGTCGGCGCGGCCCTGATCGGCCTCTCGCTGGGGCTGCTGGGGTCGGGCGGCTCCATCCTGACGGTCCCGGTGCTGGTCTACCTGGTGGGCGAGCCGGAGAAGCTGGCGATTGCCGAATCGCTCGCCATCGTGGGCGGCATCAGCCTGGTCGGGGCCATCCCCTACGCGCTGAAGCGGCAGATCGACTGGCGCTCGGTGCTGTGGTTCGGCGTTCCCGGCGTGACGGGCACCTTCCTGGGCGCGGCCCTGAGCGTGTTCCTCTCCGGCGCGGTGCAGCTGCTGCTGTTCGCCGTGGTGATGCTGCTCGCCGCCGCCATGATGTTCCGCCCGCAGCGGGGGGAGGTTCAGCCCGCCCCCCATCCCCGCTCTCCTCTCAAGATCGGCCTGGAGGGGCTGGGCGTGGGCGTCCTGACCGGGCTGGTCGGCGTGGGCGGGGGATTTCTGATCATCCCCGCGCTGGTGCTGCTGGGCGGACTGCCCATGAGCCTCGCGGTGGGGACCAGCCTGCTGATCATCGCGGCCAAGAGCTTCGCGGGCTTTTCCAAGTACACGCACGTCCTCGCCGAGCACAACCTGTCCATGCACTGGGACCTGATCCTGACCTTCACCGCCATCGGCATCGCGGGGAGCTTTCTGGGTGCCCGGCTGGGTAAGAAGGTTTCCAACGACAGCCTGAAACGCGGCTTTGCGGGCTTCCTGGTCGTGATGGGCCTGTACGTGCTGGCGACGAACGTGCCCAGGGTGCTCAGTCCTCCTGCGGCCGCCCAGGCGCGTCTGGCCCGGTAA
- a CDS encoding rhodanese-like domain-containing protein: MTYQHIFITELGGRRRGGARLVDGRERGEYEAGHVPGAVNLPLSELAGREDGTRPNTVLIRAGGHRSSQAAASLARLGKTGLLNRSGGTAAWVQGSRELHRGGRP, translated from the coding sequence ATGACCTACCAGCACATCTTCATCACTGAACTCGGGGGCAGGCGGCGCGGGGGTGCCCGCCTCGTGGACGGGCGCGAGCGCGGCGAGTATGAGGCCGGACACGTCCCCGGCGCCGTGAACCTCCCCCTCAGCGAACTCGCCGGGCGCGAGGACGGGACCAGGCCGAACACCGTTCTGATCCGCGCGGGCGGCCACCGCTCCTCGCAGGCGGCGGCCTCTCTGGCGAGGCTGGGCAAGACGGGCCTGCTGAACCGCTCGGGCGGCACGGCGGCCTGGGTGCAGGGGAGCCGGGAACTGCACCGGGGCGGGCGGCCGTGA
- a CDS encoding MBL fold metallo-hydrolase: MYFQRFYDDDLAQASYLVGCQQTGECLVVDPVRDISRYLEEAQAQKLRVTHVTETHIHADYLSGARELAQATGARLLLSDEGGEGWRYTYQDGHQERLRDGDTFMVGHVRIQAVHTPGHTPEHLSFLVTDTPRGDTPGMILTGDFVFVGDLGRPDLLDEAAGGQDTRFEGARQMFASLRDRFLTLPDYVQVWPGHGSGSACGKALGAVPTTTVGYERALSWWGHMVERGDEAAFTKELLSGQPDAPLYYGRMKLENRGGPALLGEVKPLAELSAEDVKAKLAAGARLIDTRKKEEHQAAAPVGSVNLPDGKTFETWAGWLLTPDRELILLAPEGRAEALRRRLWMVGLDRVVGFVSSAEDLETVPAPPIPATELPQHPDALILDVRAKTEYEEGHIPGARQLHAGRLPWKLGTLPRDREIVVHCQGGARSAAAASLLRAEGFGVLELAGGYDAWAKAQRQEQPA, from the coding sequence ATGTACTTCCAACGTTTCTACGACGACGACCTGGCCCAGGCGTCCTACCTGGTCGGCTGTCAGCAGACTGGCGAGTGCCTGGTGGTGGACCCGGTGCGGGACATCTCCCGGTATCTGGAGGAGGCCCAGGCCCAGAAGCTGCGGGTCACCCACGTCACCGAGACGCACATCCACGCCGACTACCTCTCCGGCGCCCGGGAGCTGGCCCAGGCCACGGGCGCGCGGCTCCTGCTTTCCGACGAGGGCGGCGAGGGCTGGCGGTACACCTATCAGGACGGCCACCAGGAGAGGCTGCGCGACGGCGACACCTTCATGGTCGGCCACGTCCGCATTCAGGCGGTGCATACCCCCGGTCACACGCCGGAGCACCTGAGCTTCCTCGTCACCGATACCCCGCGCGGGGACACGCCGGGCATGATCCTGACGGGCGACTTCGTGTTCGTGGGCGATCTGGGCCGACCCGACCTGCTCGACGAGGCGGCGGGCGGCCAGGACACCCGCTTCGAGGGCGCGCGGCAGATGTTCGCCAGTCTGCGCGACAGGTTCCTGACCCTGCCCGACTACGTGCAGGTCTGGCCCGGTCACGGCTCGGGGAGTGCGTGTGGCAAGGCGCTGGGGGCGGTGCCCACCACAACCGTCGGCTACGAGCGGGCGCTGAGCTGGTGGGGCCATATGGTCGAGCGGGGCGACGAGGCGGCGTTCACGAAGGAGCTGCTCTCGGGCCAGCCTGACGCGCCGCTGTACTACGGGCGGATGAAGCTGGAAAACCGGGGCGGCCCCGCTCTGCTGGGCGAGGTGAAGCCGCTGGCCGAGCTGAGCGCCGAGGACGTGAAGGCGAAGCTCGCCGCCGGTGCCCGCCTCATCGACACCCGCAAGAAGGAAGAGCATCAGGCCGCCGCGCCCGTGGGGAGCGTGAACCTCCCCGACGGCAAGACCTTCGAGACCTGGGCGGGGTGGCTGCTGACCCCCGACCGCGAGCTGATTCTGCTGGCCCCCGAGGGCCGTGCCGAGGCCCTGCGCCGCCGCCTGTGGATGGTGGGGCTGGACCGGGTGGTGGGCTTCGTCTCCAGCGCCGAGGATCTGGAAACGGTCCCCGCGCCGCCCATCCCAGCGACCGAGCTGCCGCAACACCCGGACGCCCTGATTCTGGACGTTCGAGCGAAGACCGAGTACGAGGAGGGGCACATCCCCGGCGCCCGGCAGCTCCACGCTGGACGCCTGCCCTGGAAGCTCGGCACCCTGCCGCGTGACCGTGAGATCGTCGTGCATTGCCAGGGCGGGGCACGCAGCGCCGCCGCCGCGAGCCTGCTGCGCGCCGAGGGCTTCGGCGTGCTGGAACTCGCCGGGGGGTACGACGCCTGGGCAAAAGCCCAGAGGCAGGAACAACCCGCCTGA
- a CDS encoding metal-sensitive transcriptional regulator — protein MTASVPVSDHQAEKTRILNRLRRLEGQIRGLQKMVEEEKGCVEVMSLYASARSALESTGDVILETYVEMCQARGEKPADLVKLLKLAR, from the coding sequence ATGACCGCGAGCGTGCCCGTGAGTGACCATCAAGCCGAGAAGACGAGGATTCTTAACCGCCTGCGCCGCCTGGAGGGGCAGATTCGGGGCCTCCAGAAGATGGTGGAGGAGGAGAAGGGCTGCGTGGAGGTGATGAGCCTGTACGCCAGCGCGAGGAGTGCCCTGGAGTCCACCGGGGACGTGATTCTGGAAACCTACGTCGAGATGTGCCAGGCGCGCGGCGAGAAGCCCGCCGACCTCGTGAAACTGCTCAAGCTCGCCCGCTGA
- a CDS encoding peptidoglycan recognition protein family protein has protein sequence MNTPPTRRQVLRWGAALGGSLLLAGCGLNKAARLDPDAPVNRLDGQAVTSPAIATTAAWKAQAPREAVTLLATRPTRIIVHHTASANVSDLSQAQAHSLARSIQQAHFDRGWTDSGQQFTISRGGYVLEGRHRSLEAAQTGTQHVRGAHCESFNDVSVGIENEGTYTSVSPPAAQYDALVRTCAWLCGQYGIPATEIYGHRDFLNTSCPGDVLYARLPQLRRDVAARLGVSVRVWPTTRDGQSGERVRSVQSLLRARGQTLAVDGNYGGGTGTAVSAFQTSAGLTPDAVVGSATWERLVLTVRRGDSGEAVRAAQGQLQARGYGVMLDGAFGPGTESAVRSFQTAQGLTADGVVGPNTWLALVG, from the coding sequence ATGAACACCCCCCCCACCCGCCGCCAGGTCCTGCGCTGGGGCGCGGCACTCGGCGGCAGTCTGCTGCTGGCGGGCTGCGGCCTGAACAAGGCGGCCAGGCTCGACCCGGACGCGCCCGTCAACCGGCTGGACGGCCAGGCAGTGACCAGCCCGGCCATCGCCACCACGGCCGCCTGGAAGGCCCAGGCGCCCCGGGAAGCCGTGACCCTGCTCGCCACGCGGCCCACAAGGATCATCGTGCATCACACCGCGAGCGCCAACGTCAGCGACCTCTCGCAGGCGCAGGCCCACAGCCTGGCGCGCTCGATTCAGCAGGCTCACTTCGACCGGGGCTGGACCGATTCCGGCCAGCAGTTCACCATCAGCCGGGGCGGGTACGTGCTGGAGGGCCGTCACCGCAGCCTGGAAGCGGCGCAGACGGGTACCCAGCATGTGCGCGGCGCCCACTGCGAGAGCTTCAACGACGTGTCGGTCGGCATCGAGAACGAGGGCACCTACACCAGCGTGTCTCCCCCGGCCGCCCAGTACGACGCGCTGGTGCGCACATGCGCCTGGCTGTGCGGGCAGTACGGCATTCCGGCAACCGAGATCTACGGGCACCGCGACTTCCTGAACACCTCCTGCCCGGGAGACGTGCTGTATGCCAGACTGCCGCAACTGCGCCGCGACGTGGCCGCGCGGCTGGGCGTCAGCGTGCGGGTGTGGCCCACCACCCGGGACGGCCAGAGCGGCGAGCGCGTCCGCAGCGTGCAGTCCCTGCTGCGCGCCCGGGGCCAGACCCTCGCGGTGGACGGGAACTACGGCGGCGGCACCGGGACGGCCGTGAGCGCCTTCCAGACCTCGGCGGGCCTGACCCCCGACGCCGTGGTGGGGTCGGCCACCTGGGAGCGGCTGGTCCTGACCGTGCGGCGCGGCGACAGCGGCGAGGCGGTGCGGGCGGCGCAGGGCCAGCTGCAAGCCAGAGGCTACGGGGTCATGCTGGACGGCGCCTTCGGGCCGGGCACGGAAAGCGCCGTTCGCAGCTTCCAGACGGCGCAGGGCCTCACGGCAGACGGCGTGGTCGGCCCGAACACCTGGCTGGCCCTGGTGGGCTGA
- a CDS encoding peptidoglycan-binding domain-containing protein, whose amino-acid sequence MMRSTLILAALTLSLSACGVQRAQPAAATPPDALLGAQSVLTWQALRSGDSGRDVVTLQYLLRHAGQSLSVDGAFGGGTDTAVRNFQRANGLVVDGTVGGNTWEKLIVTVRQGDSNNAVRAVQDQLRSGYGYSAVTVDGVFGSGTNTALRDFQSRRGLTVDGVAGLNTWHALVTGSSTGATGTTASLASQILNSGRVTLGTSSSTSGGNPRQNVVDTANGLAARRGCAGDANCGLTVYLKRSMLQGMLTMANAGNSFFITSIAGGVHSTYSDHYAGLALDIGIWNGVSLSTPNSAHTAARNACLAAGSDPGQTFNAYYDPPGGHSNHVHCAWN is encoded by the coding sequence ATGATGCGTTCGACCCTGATCCTGGCCGCCCTCACCCTTTCTCTCTCGGCCTGCGGGGTGCAGCGGGCGCAACCGGCCGCCGCCACCCCGCCTGACGCCCTGCTGGGTGCCCAGTCGGTGCTGACCTGGCAGGCGCTGCGCTCCGGCGACTCGGGGCGCGACGTGGTGACCCTGCAATACCTGCTGCGCCACGCGGGGCAAAGCCTCTCTGTGGACGGCGCCTTCGGAGGCGGCACCGACACGGCCGTGCGGAATTTCCAGCGGGCGAACGGCCTGGTGGTGGACGGGACCGTGGGCGGCAACACCTGGGAAAAGCTGATCGTCACCGTGCGGCAGGGGGACAGCAACAACGCGGTGCGGGCGGTGCAAGACCAGCTGCGCAGCGGCTACGGCTACAGCGCCGTCACGGTAGACGGCGTCTTCGGGAGCGGCACGAACACGGCGCTGCGGGACTTTCAGAGCAGGCGGGGCCTGACTGTGGACGGCGTGGCGGGCCTCAACACCTGGCATGCCCTGGTGACCGGCAGCAGCACGGGGGCAACAGGCACCACCGCCAGCCTCGCCTCGCAGATCCTGAACAGCGGGCGCGTCACGCTGGGCACCAGCAGCAGCACGTCCGGAGGCAACCCGCGCCAGAACGTCGTCGACACAGCGAACGGCCTGGCGGCCAGGCGCGGCTGCGCGGGCGACGCCAACTGCGGCCTCACCGTGTACCTCAAGCGTTCGATGCTCCAGGGCATGCTGACCATGGCGAACGCCGGGAACTCCTTTTTCATCACGTCCATCGCGGGCGGGGTCCACTCGACGTATTCGGACCACTACGCCGGTCTGGCACTCGACATCGGCATCTGGAACGGGGTGAGCCTGAGCACCCCCAACAGCGCCCACACCGCCGCGCGCAACGCGTGCCTGGCCGCCGGGTCCGATCCCGGCCAGACCTTCAACGCCTACTACGACCCGCCCGGCGGCCACAGCAACCACGTCCACTGCGCCTGGAACTGA
- a CDS encoding N-acetylmuramoyl-L-alanine amidase family protein → MLRRCLLLTLLLTGGPVALAQTAPPAPASAVGAPALLPPISDAPIFVAYPPDRHTVPFDHVLLEGSVQPGASLTLGGQPVDVGADGLFIEWVPLNPGENVLVLESARGGTVARQELRVTSAPPQVLTGAAQIVAASLLPAADRVAYVQPQSLEGRAVPVAFTGTAGGRASFRVGDLGPFPMTESAPGRYEGTFLLPERLAAAPVAFTLTAADGTTATASSPGQLSVTATGPRVAEVTATIPGRGVQAGTFVWRNGPGRNYVVYPRPGALSVVVGEEGTTYTVQVSGTLTLSAPKTALTLRPEGTPLPRAVFTRIDVKAGETHSEVRLNLPTRVPFTVEQAAAPGASSLDLRLFHTVSDVDYIVSDFPAGPVRDVRWTQESDGVARVRVDLRGAPWGYDATYEGTTLVLRVRNAPTLDARAPLTGRTIVLDPGHGGDEFGGAGPLRVPEKNLMLPLSLRVAELLRARGAAVVLTREADVTVPIYNRPLLAEEKNADLLVSIHANALPDGVDPATKRGSGVYYYHPQARALADALQASLVERLPDVGNDGVHYQNLALVRPTTQLSVLIETAFLTDKGNLRLLMSAAGRERFAQAIALGIERYYREAALGRPGS, encoded by the coding sequence ATGCTGCGCCGTTGTCTGCTCCTCACCCTGCTGCTGACGGGAGGCCCCGTGGCCCTGGCCCAGACCGCTCCGCCTGCCCCGGCCTCCGCCGTGGGTGCCCCGGCCCTGCTGCCCCCCATCAGTGACGCGCCGATCTTCGTGGCCTATCCGCCGGACCGGCACACGGTCCCCTTTGACCATGTCCTGCTGGAAGGCAGCGTGCAGCCCGGGGCGTCCCTGACCCTGGGCGGCCAGCCGGTCGACGTGGGCGCCGACGGCCTCTTTATCGAGTGGGTGCCGTTGAACCCCGGCGAGAACGTCCTGGTGCTGGAATCCGCCCGGGGCGGCACGGTGGCCCGCCAGGAACTGCGGGTGACCAGCGCGCCGCCGCAGGTTCTGACCGGCGCCGCGCAGATCGTGGCCGCCAGCCTGCTGCCCGCCGCCGACCGGGTGGCCTACGTCCAGCCCCAGAGCCTGGAGGGCCGGGCCGTCCCTGTGGCGTTCACGGGCACGGCGGGTGGGCGGGCGTCCTTCCGGGTCGGGGACCTCGGCCCCTTTCCGATGACCGAGAGCGCGCCGGGCCGCTACGAGGGCACCTTCCTGCTGCCCGAGCGGCTGGCCGCCGCGCCCGTGGCGTTTACGCTGACCGCCGCCGACGGCACCACGGCCACGGCGAGCAGCCCCGGCCAGCTCAGCGTGACGGCGACCGGTCCCCGGGTGGCGGAGGTCACGGCGACCATCCCCGGGCGGGGGGTGCAGGCCGGCACCTTCGTGTGGCGCAACGGGCCGGGCCGCAACTACGTGGTCTATCCCCGCCCCGGCGCGCTCTCGGTGGTCGTCGGAGAGGAGGGCACGACCTACACCGTGCAGGTGTCCGGCACGCTGACCCTGAGCGCCCCGAAAACGGCCCTCACCCTGCGCCCGGAGGGCACGCCGCTGCCCCGGGCGGTGTTCACCCGCATCGACGTGAAGGCGGGCGAGACCCACAGCGAGGTGCGGCTGAACCTCCCCACCCGGGTGCCCTTCACGGTCGAGCAGGCCGCCGCGCCCGGCGCGTCCAGCCTCGACCTGCGGCTCTTTCACACCGTCTCCGACGTGGATTACATCGTGTCGGACTTCCCGGCTGGCCCGGTCCGCGACGTGCGCTGGACCCAGGAAAGTGACGGCGTGGCCCGCGTGCGGGTGGACCTCCGCGGCGCGCCCTGGGGCTACGACGCGACCTACGAGGGCACGACCCTGGTGCTGCGGGTCCGCAACGCGCCCACCCTGGACGCCCGCGCGCCGCTGACGGGCCGCACCATCGTCTTGGACCCCGGCCACGGCGGCGACGAGTTCGGCGGGGCCGGACCGCTGCGGGTGCCCGAGAAAAACCTGATGCTGCCGCTCTCGCTGCGGGTGGCCGAGCTGCTGCGCGCCAGGGGCGCTGCCGTCGTGCTGACGCGCGAGGCCGACGTGACAGTGCCCATCTACAACCGCCCGCTGCTGGCCGAGGAGAAAAACGCCGACCTGCTGGTGAGCATTCACGCCAACGCCCTGCCCGACGGGGTGGACCCCGCCACCAAGCGCGGCAGCGGCGTGTACTACTACCACCCGCAGGCCCGCGCGCTCGCGGACGCCCTGCAAGCCAGCCTGGTGGAGCGGCTGCCGGACGTGGGCAACGACGGCGTGCACTACCAGAACCTCGCTCTGGTCCGGCCCACGACCCAACTCAGCGTGCTGATCGAGACCGCCTTCCTGACCGACAAGGGCAACCTGCGGCTGTTGATGAGCGCGGCGGGCCGCGAACGTTTCGCGCAGGCCATCGCCCTGGGCATCGAACGCTACTACCGGGAAGCGGCCCTGGGGCGCCCGGGGTCTTGA
- a CDS encoding AI-2E family transporter, producing the protein MRPAPEENRPREASGQPRLVIVNLLPTALIVLALLLALNFFGLVATPLLVITLAVLLAAALNPLVLWGQTTLRLPRPVAAILTVALLLGSLALLGRLLVPVLIAQVSSFAAGLPADAFLLGQRVDAWLNERPTLNALLGESVLDDVSSRATALVTGLIPQVVNLALSTAGTLALGVFGLVILTFTLAQPAPLVQGLLSAVPEARREWVGAVAARVMGSLSRWGRGMLLLMLAVGGANALGLWALGVDNWLLYGVIAAFGEIVPTVGPIFAALPPILATLADEPGKALGVALLALVIQQVENYVLVPFVLGGSANLHPVSVTAGVLLFGSVFGLVGAFLTVPFLILIKALYEEVLLARRRPASEADAQAIVEGASAEAHPERHGTGGG; encoded by the coding sequence ATGCGGCCTGCGCCTGAGGAAAACAGGCCCAGGGAGGCGTCCGGGCAACCCCGTCTGGTCATCGTCAACCTGCTGCCGACCGCGCTGATCGTCCTTGCCCTGCTGCTGGCGCTGAACTTCTTCGGCCTCGTCGCCACGCCTCTCCTCGTCATCACGCTGGCGGTGCTGCTGGCCGCCGCGCTCAACCCGCTGGTGCTGTGGGGCCAGACCACCCTGCGCCTGCCCCGTCCCGTCGCGGCGATCCTCACGGTGGCGCTGCTGCTGGGCAGCCTCGCCTTGCTGGGCAGGCTGCTGGTCCCGGTCCTGATCGCGCAGGTGTCCAGTTTCGCGGCGGGGCTGCCTGCCGACGCCTTTCTCCTCGGGCAGCGGGTCGACGCGTGGCTGAACGAGCGTCCCACCCTGAATGCCCTGCTGGGCGAGAGCGTGCTGGACGACGTGAGTTCGCGCGCCACGGCGCTGGTCACCGGGCTGATTCCCCAGGTCGTCAACCTCGCCCTCAGCACCGCGGGCACCCTCGCGCTGGGGGTGTTCGGACTCGTCATCCTGACCTTCACGCTGGCCCAGCCCGCGCCGCTGGTGCAGGGCCTCCTGAGCGCCGTTCCCGAAGCCCGCCGGGAGTGGGTGGGGGCCGTCGCGGCGCGGGTGATGGGCAGCCTCAGCCGCTGGGGGCGCGGGATGCTGCTGCTGATGCTGGCCGTGGGCGGGGCCAACGCGCTGGGCCTCTGGGCGCTGGGGGTGGACAACTGGCTGCTCTACGGGGTGATCGCGGCCTTCGGCGAGATCGTGCCGACGGTCGGTCCCATCTTCGCGGCGCTGCCGCCCATTCTCGCCACCCTGGCCGACGAGCCGGGCAAGGCCCTCGGGGTCGCCCTGCTCGCCCTGGTGATTCAGCAGGTCGAGAACTACGTGCTGGTGCCGTTCGTGCTGGGCGGCAGCGCGAACCTGCACCCGGTGTCGGTCACGGCGGGGGTGCTGCTGTTCGGCAGCGTGTTCGGGCTGGTCGGCGCCTTCCTGACGGTGCCCTTCCTGATTCTGATCAAGGCGCTGTACGAGGAAGTGCTGCTCGCCCGCCGCCGCCCCGCCTCCGAGGCGGATGCCCAGGCCATCGTCGAAGGGGCCTCTGCCGAGGCGCACCCGGAGAGGCACGGGACAGGCGGAGGGTGA